In Arcobacter sp. CECT 8983, the DNA window TGATAAAACACCTTTAAGTTATCCAGGTGTTGTTTCCAACACTTTAAAACTTATGCTAAAGGGACAATCTCCTGCAATCTTTCATCCAAGCTTAGACTTAAAACTTTATAAGTGGTTATATAGATTTGTTCAAAGTGCAAATGAAGTTCGTACAAAAAAGACAATGATGTTATTTGAAAAGTATGGTCAAATCTCAATTGATATTTATAAAGACTTAGTTTATAAAGAGGGAATTGATTTTGATTTTCACCATGACGGAATGTTATCTGTATTTACTCAAAAACATACTTACAAAGAAAAACTTGATAAATATAACTATATAGATGAAGAAGATAGATTTGAAATCTTTGATGATGCAAAGATAAAAGAGTATCTTCCTTTTGCTAATGATAAAATAGAAGGGGCAATTTTATTCAAAAAAAATGCACATATAGATCCCAAAAAACTAATGTTAGGACTTAAAAAATATCTGCAAAATCAAGGTGTTGAATTTATACTAAATGAAAAGATTACAGATATAAAATATGAGAACAACAAAGTAAAATATATTTATTCAGAAAATAAAAACTTCTATGAAGCAGAAACTTTTGTCATGTCAACTGGTTATAAAACCAACTTAGCTAAAAAAGCTAATAAAGAGTTGATGTTAACACCTGCAAAAGGTTATAGTATAACCTTTAGCATGCCAAAAGAGCTAAAACCAAAAACATCAACTATATTTAACGACTTATTTATAGTTATGACTCCAAGATTCAATGATGTAAGACTAACTTCAAAACTTGAATTAGGAAGTGATGACCCTGAAGTAGTTCAAAAACAAATAGATAGTATAAAGAAAAACTTCAAAGAGTATAGTATTCCTTTTGAAATGAAAGATGAAGTTACATGGAGTGGGTTTAGACCTTTAACTCCTAATGATATTCCTCTTGTTGGAAGAGATGAGAATTATTCAAATCTTATTTATGCTATGGGCTTAGGTTGGCTTGGTATGACATTTGCACCATCTATTGGAAATATTATTGGTGATTTAGTTGAGCATAATCAAAAAAATGCACACAATGATGATATTCTTTTATTTTCAGGATTTTATCAATATTAGATTTTAATAATACCTTTTCGATACCATTTTTTATTATACTTTTTTTTATTAAGAGGTGTAATGATGAATGGAAACAATATAAACTTAATGTATGTAGAAGATGATGTTGTAGTAAATGATACCATTACAAGTTTGTTACAAAAGCTTGGATATACTGTATATAACTTTTTTAATGGAGAAGATGCATACAACTATTATGTAGATAATAAAATCGATTTAGTTATTTCAGATATTGATATGCCAAAAATAAATGGTATTGAGCTAGTAGAAAAAATAAAAGCAGTAAATACAAAAACACCTATTATCTTTACAACTGCAATTAGTGATGAAAAATACCTACTTGATTCTATTAATTTAGGTATTGATTTATTTATGAAAAAACCAATTGATTGTGGTGCTTTAAAACAAAATATTGAAAAAGTTTTAAAACCATACTTCTTAGAACTAGAAAATGAAGCTAAAGAAGAAAAAATAAAACAACAAGCAAAAGAGATACTTATAGCAAAAACAGTCTCTATGATTTCACATCAATGGAGACAACCTCTATCAAAAATAGGTTCTATTACAAGTAAAATAAGAGTTTATTCTCAAATGAAAAAACTTACTGAAGATATTTTAATTACAAACTTAGAAAAAATAGAAAGAGAGAATATCTATCTTTCATCAACAATAAATAAATTTAATAAGCTTTTAGAAAAAAAAGATATTAGAGGTTTTTCATTAAAAGAGTTACTTGAAGATATAAATAAAGATGAAATATCTATTGATATGCAAAACAATGTTTTTATTAAAAGTGACTATGAAGAGTTTAAAAATATATTTGAAAGTATATTAAAAAACTCATATGAACAGTTTGATAAAAATAAGATAGAAAATAGAAAAATAAATATAACAACATTTCAAGATGATGAATTTTTTTATATAAAAATATGTGACAATGCAGGTGGAATAGATGAGGATATTTTAACTAATGTATTTGATTTATACCATTCTGATAAATCGTTAAATGGTAGAGGCTTAGGACTTTATTTATCTAAAGTGTCATTAACACTTTTAACAAATGGCGAGATTAGTTTAGAAAATATAGAAAATAAAAATGAAAATGAAAATGAAAAAGGGGTTTGTGTAAGAATTAAAATACCTACTATGTATGTAAGTTAAACTTACACACTAGCTTTATAAAACATAATAGCTGCAACAGCCATAAAAAATATACCAAGAAGTATTAGGTTTGTTGCTTTCTCTTTTCTAATCTTTTCTTCATCTACTTCAAAAATAGCAACAGACTTTAAAGCACCGTTATCAATATAGTGAATAAAGGTATAACCTTTTTTTGAGTATTTAGCTCTGATTTTTTCTAACTCTTTTTCTCTTTGTTCTTTTGAAAATCCACCAACAACAATCTGCTTTTTCATAATAAGAATATTCCTTAAAAGTTTTTTTGGATTATACAATAAGTTAGATGATAAAAAAGAGGATTCTTTTCTAAATCTTTTTATTTAATAATACTATTAAAAGGCAAATAATTATAACTATTTGCCTTTTTTTTCTGGTGCTTTTTGAGTTTTTTCTTTTGAATCAAAAGTTGATTTGCTATGTTCTACTGTAAGTCTAATTCTATTATCTTCTATACTAACCTTCCCAGTTTGATTGTTTGTTACTAATGTTTCTGGTATTGAGCCTGGACTAGCAATAATAGGTCTTTCATTTTCATCATCTGCCATAATTATCCTCCTTTCATAAGATAAATATTTACATAAAAAACTATAGCAAAAAAGATAGAAGTTACTGAAACTATTGTATATTTAGTGGCTAATCCTATTTTATTAGCTCTTTTTTTTATAATTAATGAATTGTTTTTAAAAGCAATATCTATACAAGTATTCATATCATATAATGCTTGAATTCTTTCATTTTTATTTTGAGGAATTTTTTTTATATTTTCTAATGGGATTGTTCCAAAAGATTTCGCTCTTCCATCTGTTAATGAAAATAGAATATGAAATATTGAAATGAAAGAAAAAATAAAAGGAATTGATAAAAAAATTATTCCTACTTGTTTCCCCAATAACGTAATTGTAAATGCTAATATTGAAGAATTAAGCCAAAGAATTGTTTTCATTAAGTTTTTTTGTGTTGGAATAGTAGAAGTTAATAATATATCCAAATCTTTTCTTTTTGATTCAAAATATAGTTTAAGGTTATCTTCAAATGCATCATTANNNNNNNNNNNNNNNNNNNNNNNNNNNNNNNNNNNNNNNNNNNNNNNNNNNNNNNNNNNNNNNNNNNNNNNNNNNNNNNNNNNNNNNNNNNNNNNNNNNNNNNNNNNNNNNNNNNNNNNNNNNNNNNNNNNNNNNNNNNNNNNNNNNGAAAAAGTTGAGCTATAAAAAACTAGATTTTCTTTAATAAAATTACTTATTCTTAAAATATATAGAAATAAAACAAATTAACATAGAGTTTGTGTCTCTATATATAGTTTGTATAAGTGGCAGTTTTTAAATATATAATTGTAACCAATCTGTAGCCCATATCTTTGACTTTACTTAAACTATATGTGAAAATATATATAGTTATCCTTTTTAAAAGGAAATAAAATATACTAAAAAAAGATGAAAACCCCAATATACTTGACATTTAACAAAAAAAAAGTTATAATCCGCGTCCATAAAAATGATTAGAGTGCCTTTTTTGGTACATCTAACGAGTTCTTTAAAGGAAAATACATGGAAAAAATAAGATTAAAGCTTAAAGCTTATGATCATAGAGTTTTAGACAGAAGTGTTGCTTCAATTGTTGAAGCTG includes these proteins:
- a CDS encoding FAD-binding oxidoreductase; translated protein: MKKDVIVIGGGIVGLMCAYNLHKRGREVTVIDEGTIENATSFGNAGLLSSFDKTPLSYPGVVSNTLKLMLKGQSPAIFHPSLDLKLYKWLYRFVQSANEVRTKKTMMLFEKYGQISIDIYKDLVYKEGIDFDFHHDGMLSVFTQKHTYKEKLDKYNYIDEEDRFEIFDDAKIKEYLPFANDKIEGAILFKKNAHIDPKKLMLGLKKYLQNQGVEFILNEKITDIKYENNKVKYIYSENKNFYEAETFVMSTGYKTNLAKKANKELMLTPAKGYSITFSMPKELKPKTSTIFNDLFIVMTPRFNDVRLTSKLELGSDDPEVVQKQIDSIKKNFKEYSIPFEMKDEVTWSGFRPLTPNDIPLVGRDENYSNLIYAMGLGWLGMTFAPSIGNIIGDLVEHNQKNAHNDDILLFSGFYQY
- a CDS encoding response regulator, producing the protein MNGNNINLMYVEDDVVVNDTITSLLQKLGYTVYNFFNGEDAYNYYVDNKIDLVISDIDMPKINGIELVEKIKAVNTKTPIIFTTAISDEKYLLDSINLGIDLFMKKPIDCGALKQNIEKVLKPYFLELENEAKEEKIKQQAKEILIAKTVSMISHQWRQPLSKIGSITSKIRVYSQMKKLTEDILITNLEKIERENIYLSSTINKFNKLLEKKDIRGFSLKELLEDINKDEISIDMQNNVFIKSDYEEFKNIFESILKNSYEQFDKNKIENRKINITTFQDDEFFYIKICDNAGGIDEDILTNVFDLYHSDKSLNGRGLGLYLSKVSLTLLTNGEISLENIENKNENENEKGVCVRIKIPTMYVS